A stretch of the Capsicum annuum cultivar UCD-10X-F1 chromosome 8, UCD10Xv1.1, whole genome shotgun sequence genome encodes the following:
- the LOC124886435 gene encoding E3 ubiquitin-protein ligase ATL6-like, producing MGIFIFKKHESPPLRCYIFSVYLLFICSVISKTVAQPQPTGSEFQYAKLSPPLAIIIIVLIAALFFMAAFSIYIRHCTQSSAMSGSVRRALSMRRRAAAARGLEAAVIESFPVFTYAEVKDHQIGKGALECAVCLNEFEDDETLRLIPKCDHVFHPECIDAWLQSHDTCPVCRANLKPQPGEPPVQVPQLNQQEPGTEQQQQNDDVSIRIVSEEDQQEQQQEEGSVSSVRSTVKRNLSFGMLNRVSKQDEGGSVKPGVKRNSSFNVLIRPPRSISMKPRIFSKFRSHSTGHSLVLPGENLDRYTLRLPEDVRKEVMNRALLNRTKSFGGPLPRDTSSKKGYRTGTGDGSSRANRSNKRIEWSEPETKSDRWVFSIAPPFFSRGSSMKSPRVGAEAGEGSTSGSVKTVVKLPSFKCLEPKGDEASLISADSAKSPV from the coding sequence ATGGgtattttcattttcaaaaaaCATGAATCCCCTCCTCTTCGTTGTTATATTTTTTCTGTATATCTCCTCTTCATATGTTCGGTAATTTCGAAAACAGTAGCACAGCCACAGCCTACTGGAAGTGAATTTCAATATGCAAAGCTTAGTCCCCCTTTAGCAATTATCATAATTGTGTTAATTGCTGCGCTTTTTTTCATGGCTGCCTTTTCTATTTACATACGGCACTGTACTCAGTCATCTGCTATGAGTGGCAGTGTCCGGCGAGCACTGTCGATGCGCCGCCGTGCTGCGGCCGCGCGTGGGCTTGAAGCGGCTGTTATTGAGAGTTTTCCGGTGTTTACTTACGCTGAAGTGAAGGATCATCAGATTGGTAAAGGTGCTTTGGAGTGTGCTGTTTGCTTGAATGAGTTTGAAGATGATGAAACGCTGCGTTTGATTCCAAAGTGTGATCACGTTTTTCATCCTGAGTGTATTGATGCTTGGTTGCAGTCGCATGATACTTGCCCGGTTTGCCGCGCTAATCTTAAACCTCAACCCGGTGAACCGCCGGTTCAAGTTCCTCAGTTGAACCAACAGGAACCGGGGACTGAACAGCAACAGCAAAACGACGATGTATCGATACGCATAGTGAGTGAAGAAGATCAACaggaacaacaacaagaagaaggtTCTGTTTCTTCTGTTAGATCGACGGTGAAGCGGAATTTGAGCTTCGGTATGCTGAACCGGGTTAGCAAGCAGGACGAAGGCGGTTCAGTTAAACCGGGAGTAAAGAGGAACTCGAGTTTCAACGTGCTGATTCGTCCACCAAGGTCAATTTCCATGAAGCCAAGGATATTCAGCAAGTTCAGATCACACTCGACCGGTCATTCACTAGTACTACCAGGTGAGAATTTGGACCGGTATACACTCCGATTACCCGAGGATGTTCGGAAAGAGGTAATGAACCGGGCTCTATTGAATCGGACTAAAAGCTTTGGAGGACCCTTACCAAGAGACACAAGCTCTAAAAAAGGGTACCGAACCGGTACCGGAGATGGAAGCAGTAGGGCTAATAGATCCAACAAAAGGATCGAATGGTCTGAACCGGAAACAAAATCGGACCGGTGGGTTTTCTCAATTGCACCACCGTTCTTTTCAAGAGGGTCATCAATGAAATCACCGAGAGTTGGAGCTGAAGCCGGCGAGGGTTCCACCTCGGGAAGTGTGAAAACCGTCGTTAAATTGCCGTCGTTTAAATGCTTGGAACCAAAAGGCGATGAAGCCTCTTTGATATCAGCTGACTCGGCTAAATCGCCGGTTTAG